DNA sequence from the Pseudomonas tritici genome:
TGCTTCCTACCGCCGCAATCACAACCATCATCAACATACCGATATCCGAAGATTGCATCGTGTGCTCCTGACCGAGATACCCATTAAAAAAGCGAATTCGTTAGGCCATACGCCGCAATGCGTAAACCATTCCCGCACCGACGAAACCCATGCACATGATCAGTACGGGAAAGGACATCCACCAGGGAACACCGGACGTCATCATGCTGAATTCCGACATCCCGCCGATGCCGGCGATAAGGTTTAACGGGAGGAAAACGACATTGATGAGCGTAAGTTTGCGAAGGGCTCGATTCATGCTGTTGTTTGCAAGGTTGCCGTGCGACTCGATCAGGTTTGCGAACACCTTCGCGTGAATTTTGGCCTGCTGATAACTTTGCTCGTTTTCTATGATCAGGTCGTTTAGCGAATCTAGCTGTCTGTCACTGAAGCCTTGTCGCTGGCCATGGTTTCGCAGCAGGGTCAAAACCGCGCCGTTACCTTGAATCGCGTTTACGTAGTAAACAAGGCTTTCGCTCAGGTTGTACATTTGAGCCAGCTGCTGGTTATCCATCGCTCGGGTGAATTGGTGCTGAATCTCTCGAGCAATTTGTTTCACTACCCTCAAATGCCCGAGGTAGTGATGAACGCTTTCAGCGAGTAGCGCCATCAACACATCCACTGGGCCAGTCATTTGCAGATCGTGCTCAAGACTGGACAGCAGCGAATTGCTTGCACAAATCACCACCAGCCGCTTTTCACTCGACACCACGCCGAACGATGAGACATTGAATGCTCGCCCGTCAAAGCTTTCCGGGCGCTTCCAGATCAGGAACAGGTGATCTGGTTTGATCTCGATTCGAGCCACCTCATCAGGATCGAGGGACGATTCCATCGCTTGAGCGCTAATGCCCAAGCGACTCTGTAGCTCGGATTGCTCGGCTGCGTCCGGGGCGACAGACAGCCAAATACACGCGTCGTCTTTTGATGCGCAGCACAGGGAGCCAGACTGTATAGAGTAACCTTCAACCATCGGTCACCACGCCTGGCCACGGTGTTTCAGTTCCAGCCTTTGCGTGAAGGCCAGCAATACGCGCCGATACAGTTCGTCACCCAGCACGGCATCTTCGATACCAGCGTCGAGGTTGGGGTTGTCGTTCACTTCGATCACCAGTACCCGATCACCTGCCTGCTTGAGGTCGACGCCGTAGAGCCCATCCCCAATGAGACGGGCCGTTTGTACGGCAAAGGCCTCAAAAAGCTGGCGACCGATCTCCTGCAGCGGTTCAATCGACGCCTTGCCGAAGTACAACGAGAGCGTGAAGGCTTCTGTTTCGCCGTATGGGTGATTTGCCAGCGCTCGCTCCAGGGTACGTTCAAGATCATTCAGCCCGACCC
Encoded proteins:
- a CDS encoding magnesium transporter CorA family protein, whose product is MVEGYSIQSGSLCCASKDDACIWLSVAPDAAEQSELQSRLGISAQAMESSLDPDEVARIEIKPDHLFLIWKRPESFDGRAFNVSSFGVVSSEKRLVVICASNSLLSSLEHDLQMTGPVDVLMALLAESVHHYLGHLRVVKQIAREIQHQFTRAMDNQQLAQMYNLSESLVYYVNAIQGNGAVLTLLRNHGQRQGFSDRQLDSLNDLIIENEQSYQQAKIHAKVFANLIESHGNLANNSMNRALRKLTLINVVFLPLNLIAGIGGMSEFSMMTSGVPWWMSFPVLIMCMGFVGAGMVYALRRMA